The Gemmatimonadaceae bacterium genome contains the following window.
GCGCGTCGGACCGTAGACCCTGATCTGATGAACGCCTGGCGCAGTGACTCGCCACAGGGCGGTACCGACACTGTCCAACGTCGAGACCACGCGGTCGGTGAGATGCGTCGGGATGATAGACTGCCCGTCAAGGCGAACCTCCAACCCGCTGGCCATCGCCGTGCCGATGGCCACGTTGATGTGCAGTTCCTGTCCTGCCTCGACCGTGAGCGCAAACTCGTCAATGTCCCCAACAACGTCGAGCGATTCCGTGACGGTATCCCCGGGCGCCAGCGCCACGGGCGCGGTCTCGGGCGCACGTTCAATGCGGTGCACCCATAGGCTATACGGGCCGCGGTAGCCCGGCAGTGCACCAGGCGCCCCACCAACTGCCCTGGACACCGTGACGGACTGCATGCCGGTCTGGCTCAATCGGACCGTCGCCGACTTCTCTTCGAAGGAGCGCGTGGACGCGTTGAAGCCAGTGCGATTCAGTACCGTGTCGTTCACACTCCGAATCTCGATCTGGGCGGACTCACCAGGCCGATCGGTGTCGGTGCGAAGAAACACGATGACTTCGTCTCCCTCCGTCCCGGCAAACTGAAAACGATCCGACTCGCCTGCGCTGTCGAGCCACTCGCCCGAGGTCGTGTCTCCGTAAGCCAAGAGCGCAGGAACATGCTCGGGTGCGCTGCCAGGGTTGAAGATCGCAAGCCGATACGGCAACGAGGGTTGGCCGGCGCGCCGGCGAAGCAGGATACGAACGGGCGTCGTCGCCTCCTGCGGTTCGAGGAACAGCTGCTCATCGCCAAACGCGACCTGCGAGCCCGCCACGGCGAACGAAGCGAGGGGCAGATCACCAGCCACAGTCCGCACTTCTCCGTGTACACTGTCGGCGACACTTCCCGTCTCCGTGGAAAGCCACATGCGGAGTCGTGTTGCCGAGGGGAGGGTTGCGACGAACTCGACCACATCGGCGTTCGACACGAGGCCTGACCGAGGGGAATCGATGACGAGGACAATGGGCGCCGGCGGCGGCTCTGGCTCCTCAACTTCGGTCGGCCCTTCAGATGCGCAGGAGGCGGCGCCGGAGAAGAGCGCTGCGGTGAGCATGAGGCGCCGAGCGGCGAGGGCAGTGTTCTTCATGGCAGGACGCAAGTGTGGACGGCCAGAAAATGGCTCGCAATGGAGCGGCGGAATAATACCCGCGGATTAGGAGCCAGCAAGAAGCCTAGGTCGCTTGAGCCGGCGACGCCTCGCAACTGCGAACCCGCCCCAGTCGCAGCATATTGGCCCCATGTTCACCGACATCGATCCCCGCAGCTCCACTCCGCTCTACCAGCAGTTGGTCGAGAGCGTGCGGCGCTCGGTCGCGCGGGGCGAATCGGTGCCCGGTGAACCGCTCCCCTCGGTGAAGGCCCTGGCGGCGCGGCTGCGCATCAATCCGTCGGCGGTCTCGCAGGCCTATCGCGAGATGCTGCGCGAGGGCATCGCCGAGGAGGATGGCAGCGACAGCCAGCCGTCGGTGCGGATCGCCCGCGCCGCGCCATCGCCGTCGAGCGCGATCGGTGGCGAGCGCGTGACGCGCCTCGAGAGCGGCGAGACCATCGAGAGCCGCTTCCGCATCCTGCGCCGGCTGGGTGCCGGCGCGATGGGCGCCGTGTACCTGGCGCGCGACCTCGAGCTGGACGAGGACGTCGCCCTCAAGGTGTTGCCGCCGGTGGCCGGCGCCGACGAGACGGCGGTGCGGCGCTTCATCAACGAGATCCGCGTGGCCCGCAAGATCTCGCATCCCAATGTCGTGCGCACGCACGATGTCGGCCGATGGCAGGGCGGGCTCTTCCTGACGATGGAGTTCGTCGCCGGCCGCACCGTACGACAGGAGATCGATGCCCGCGGTGCGCTGCCGGCCGCCGAGGTCGTGGAGATTGCGCGGCAGTTGGTCGAGGCGCTGATCATCGCGCACGCGAACGGCGTGGTGCATCGCGACATCAAGCCGCAGAACCTCGTGCTCGATCAGGCGGGAACGCTCAAGGTGCTCGACTTCGGCATCGCCGTCACCGAGGGCAGCAGCGGACAGCTGACCGAAGCCGGCATGGTCGTCGGCACGCCGGCCTACATGGCGCCCGAACAACTGCTCGGCGATCCGGTGGGGGCGCCGGCGGACTACTACTCGACGGGCGTGGTCCTGTACGAGATGCTCGCGGGGCGCCTGCCCTACGAGGCCACCTCGCCCGTGGCCCTCGCGGCACAGATCGTCCAACGCGGGCCGGCGCCACTCAACGCGTCCGCCGTGCAGGCGCCCGAGCGCCTCACCGCGCTGGTGATGGCGATGCTCCGGCACGAGGCCGCCGCGCGTCCAACGGGACCCGCCGTGCGCGAGGCCCTGCTCGAACTGGGCTAGCCGCCGGAATCTGCCGGGGGCTTGACAGCAGCAGGAGGGTGCTACACTGTATTGGTACAGTGATACACTCTCCCAGCCTACGGCCGTATGTTCAGCCACGTTGACCCGCGCAGTCCGACGCCGATCTACGCGCAGATTGCCGACCGCATCCGCGTGGCGGTGGCGGCGGGCGAGCTCGCGCCGGGACAGGACCTGCCCTCGGTGCGCAGTCTCGCCTCTCGGCTGCGCGTGAACCCCGC
Protein-coding sequences here:
- a CDS encoding protein kinase, giving the protein MFTDIDPRSSTPLYQQLVESVRRSVARGESVPGEPLPSVKALAARLRINPSAVSQAYREMLREGIAEEDGSDSQPSVRIARAAPSPSSAIGGERVTRLESGETIESRFRILRRLGAGAMGAVYLARDLELDEDVALKVLPPVAGADETAVRRFINEIRVARKISHPNVVRTHDVGRWQGGLFLTMEFVAGRTVRQEIDARGALPAAEVVEIARQLVEALIIAHANGVVHRDIKPQNLVLDQAGTLKVLDFGIAVTEGSSGQLTEAGMVVGTPAYMAPEQLLGDPVGAPADYYSTGVVLYEMLAGRLPYEATSPVALAAQIVQRGPAPLNASAVQAPERLTALVMAMLRHEAAARPTGPAVREALLELG